In the Chromobacterium sp. ATCC 53434 genome, CTGATCAGCCTGGCGCCGTTCGGCGGCGAGGACGTCGACCGGCTGGGCGGAGAGCTGCGGCTGGACCTGGCGCGCGGCGACGAGGTTTTCGTGCCGCTGGGACGCGTCGAAGCCGAACATCCGCTGCCGGGCGAGGCGGCGTGGCTGAACGGCGGGCGCGAGGTGGTGTGTCGTTGCCTGAACTGGCTGGAATCGGACCGCTTCAAGTTGACGGCGGACAGCCGTCACGCGGTTTTCGTCAGCGAACGGCCGGATGCCGGTTTTCCGTCCGGCGAGGCCGGCATGGACTGGCTGGAGCGGAAGCTGGCGCCGCATGCCGGCCGGCTGGTCCGTTTCCGGCTCAGCGCCGCGCAGCCGGTCTTCGACGCTACAGCCTGAACTGGCCGACCATCGCCTGCATCTGCTCGGCCAGGCCGCTGAGGCTGGCCACCATGCCGCGCAGATCGTTGGTGGCCTGGGAATTGTCGGCGACCATCTG is a window encoding:
- a CDS encoding B3/4 domain-containing protein, with amino-acid sequence MRVILSPALLQAMPEMEVSGLLALDLDAAALPARVPSLPEATRDLEALLQDWKRLYKALPGDKKARCSLEYLVKAAQKDKLRSILPLVDLYNQASLISLAPFGGEDVDRLGGELRLDLARGDEVFVPLGRVEAEHPLPGEAAWLNGGREVVCRCLNWLESDRFKLTADSRHAVFVSERPDAGFPSGEAGMDWLERKLAPHAGRLVRFRLSAAQPVFDATA